In the Candidatus Krumholzibacteriia bacterium genome, one interval contains:
- a CDS encoding DUF502 domain-containing protein gives MKAIASFIRTTIVGGVLFLVPIVIMMILLGKAAQVAHKIVAPLAARIPMESIFGFGTGKLLAVLLLILFCFLAGVLARTAAASKATSRIESVLSNLPGYEYVKALTTRLLNPDVEVDRPVVLARIEDSCWQLGWLVERLEDGHVAVYVPGSPDTQSGGVYLIDQDRVRITDISPAAAYKTLKRYGLGAKETVGERAGGPAPGEPGEPPKSG, from the coding sequence ATGAAGGCCATTGCCAGCTTCATTCGTACCACTATTGTGGGCGGCGTTCTCTTTCTGGTGCCGATCGTTATTATGATGATCCTGCTTGGCAAGGCCGCGCAGGTTGCACACAAGATCGTCGCGCCGCTCGCGGCGCGCATCCCGATGGAGTCCATCTTTGGATTCGGGACCGGCAAACTGCTGGCGGTTCTGTTGCTGATCCTGTTCTGTTTTCTCGCCGGTGTACTGGCGCGCACCGCCGCCGCCAGCAAGGCAACCAGCCGCATCGAGTCCGTGCTCTCCAACCTGCCCGGCTATGAGTACGTCAAGGCACTCACCACGCGGCTTCTGAACCCGGACGTCGAGGTGGACCGTCCGGTTGTCCTGGCGCGAATCGAAGATTCATGCTGGCAGTTGGGATGGCTGGTCGAGCGCCTGGAGGATGGTCATGTGGCCGTTTATGTGCCCGGCTCACCCGATACCCAGTCCGGCGGTGTGTATCTCATTGACCAGGATCGGGTCCGCATCACGGATATTTCACCCGCGGCCGCTTACAAGACCCTGAAGCGCTACGGGCTGGGTGCGAAGGAGACGGTGGGCGAGCGGGCGGGCGGTCCCGCACCGGGCGAACCGGGTGAGCCGCCAAAGAGCGGATAG